The region TTTATTCGTCGATGCTCATGAGGCTTTCCTTGAAGAAACTAACAGACATTTTAGGTTTGATGAATTTTGGCAAGTTGTGAGGAAGAGTGACAAATGGCGACAATATATCCCATGAACATTgttgtgttttattttaatttaaaacttgttttaatgTTCCATATGTTTTAATTTCAAGTGTCTTGtgtgttttttaattttaaattcgtTGTTTTTTAATTTAAGGTGTACATGTTCTTGgtattttaaagaaaattttagttttatgtatttgtttttatataaaatatttttttgtttaaaaaaaagtgTGCTTTTAAATGACTAACGATTCGCAGAGGTATGGCAAATTTTAAGTAACACCTACGTGACAGTGAAAAAATGGCAAAAATGATATATGTCCCTTAATTAGCCTTATGATTGAGAATAATCAAGGAAGATAATTTTCAATAGTTTTAAAGTATTTCATTTTTACAAGAAGCAAAATAAAGTAAATGGAGTATTACTTGCGTGTAAACAGAAAGTGAGTAGGTAGTAGTGTTGACATTTGACAATATGATCGCCGTAATTAATCATATGGACAATTTTGTCCTTGGTTGAATACGATTTGCTCTCTTTGTTTCCTAACTAACAAGTACACGCCACAATGGCAAAAATGTCAAAAACACTACATCGTTTGAAATCCTAATaaatttttatagaaaaacacGTGATAACATGCCACTCCAGTTACTCTTAAATCATTAAAATATTTcaccattaatttatttattagaaatagcAAATACCGCATTGTCTCTACATGTGTGGATATATTCCATAAATTGTTTTGTAAACCCACATAATATTGAAAAAAAGTAGTTGAAATTTTCTCAAGATCTTAAACCATGTCGATCTCAACCTTTTTGGCTTCTCAGATAAATTTGCATGAAACCCTAGCTCACAAATCCCATGCTACTGTTTCTTTCAATCCTATTTCTGGGTTTCGGATCAACAAACACACGCTAGCGCTAGCTCCTCTCACAACCACCAACATCGCCACCACTAGATGGGATTCCGTCATCGCTTATGCCAACGTGGAGCCCGCTGGAACACCATCTCCACCACCTGGTTCTCCTCCTGGTGCTTGGTAGCTAATCTTCCAACtcgtttcttttatttatttatttatgagtcgttagtatttatttttttaacttttaggaAGAATTGGGCTATTGGGATTTTGATGACATTTATCATTCCCTTGGTTACCACCAAAGGAGGTCCAATAAAATTTCTTCTGCGTAAGTGtttaattaagttttttttttctttaatgattaaaaaaaaattgttagaatAATGGGTTTTGGTGTCACAGAGAAAGTTGACCAAATAATGGCGACGGCGGAGCATATATCGGATATAGTGGAATCGGTGGCGGATAAGGTGGACAAAGTGGTGGATGAGCTCCAAGAGGATCTGCCGGAAGACAGCCAACTCAGGAAGACTCTTGATTTTATCGAAAATGTGGCTGAAAGAGTTGAAAAAGATGCTCACAACGCCGGAGATTTCATTGACAAggttggttttttttttctttttctttttatgaaaattaatttaGAGTTCaagatttaatttttttttagatcATATGTTTCGTTTTCTTTTTCAATTTATTGACAaggttatatatgtattttttcttgatatttggaatttcaggttCAAGAAATGGAAGACAAGATAGAGGATATAATGGAACCTGTATTAGAGGAAGCTAAGGAGGTTGATAAAGAAGCCAAGGAAAAAGAAAAAGCACgaaaaaaatgaaatatataaTTACATATAACTTGTAAATCTCTTATCAGCCGGTATCATTTTCATGTCAAATTTTTGTTTGGTgatgaaaaaaattaaattctATAGCTTAATCGAATAATGTGAAATTTCATTTCAAATAATACTGGACATTTGTGCCCTTTTGTAGACTTGTGGTTTTttaaggaaaatgtgaaaagagTTTCAATATAAATCTTTTATCATCATGATTTAT is a window of Lactuca sativa cultivar Salinas chromosome 1, Lsat_Salinas_v11, whole genome shotgun sequence DNA encoding:
- the LOC111910768 gene encoding uncharacterized protein LOC111910768; protein product: MSISTFLASQINLHETLAHKSHATVSFNPISGFRINKHTLALAPLTTTNIATTRWDSVIAYANVEPAGTPSPPPGSPPGAWKNWAIGILMTFIIPLVTTKGGPIKFLLQKVDQIMATAEHISDIVESVADKVDKVVDELQEDLPEDSQLRKTLDFIENVAERVEKDAHNAGDFIDKVQEMEDKIEDIMEPVLEEAKEVDKEAKEKEKARKK